The Thermonema lapsum sequence CCCTTTCAACCGCGTCGAACGCTCTTGGATTTACGCCTCTGCCAAAAAGCAAAACAATTATCAAGGCTTTGGCACCGACTCCGACGTGTATGCCCAAGGGCATGTGTTTATCAACCCTTCGTTGTTTCCATATGTGCCACCAGAAGGGCACCCCAACACCACCGACCCTTACTTTCTGCCCTCTGCCAAAGTGATGGGGCTTGCCAACGGACGCAAACGCCCTTGGCGCCCCTATTCTATCATCAATATTTCGGCTATGAGCTATGGCTCTCTTTCAAAAAATGCAGTGATTGCTTTGAATCGAGGTGCCAAAATGTGTGGTTGTTGGCACAATACTGGCGAAGGAGGTTTGGCAGACTACCACTGCCATGGCGCCGATGTGGTATTTCAATTTGGCACTGGTTATTTTGGCGTGAGAGATGCGCACGGGCGCTTCTCTATGAGCAAACTGGTTGACTTGGTGCAGGCGCACCCTTTCATCCGTGCCATAGAAATCAAGCTGTCGCAAGGTGCAAAACCCGGCAAAGGCGGCATTTTGCCAGCTAAAAAGGTAAACCCCGAAATAGCGCGCATTCGTGGCTTAGAGCCTTATACAGCAGCTCTTTCGCCCGCAGCACATACCGCCTTCCGCAATGTACCTGAGCTTTTGGACTTTGTCGAAGCCATAGCCGAAAACACAGGCTTGCCTGTGGGCATCAAAGCCGCCGTAGGCAAATTGGAATACTGGGAGGAGCTTGCCGATTGCATGATGCAGCGCGGTACCGGTCCCGACTTCATCACCATCGATGGCGGCGAAGGGGGCACAGGTGCCGCACCCCCTCATTTTGCAGACCATGTGTCGCTTCCTTTTATCTTTGCCTTTACCTCTGTTTACCAGATTTTCCTTGAACGGGGACTCACCGAGCGCATCGTATTCGTAGGTTCTGGTAAGTTGGGGCTACCGGCACGTGCCATGATGGCTTTTGCCATGGGCGTAGATATTATCAACGTAGCTCGTGAAGCTATGATGGCTATCGGTTGCATTCAAGCACAGAAATGCCACACCAACCATTGCCCAGTAGGGATAGCCACACAAAACAAATGGCTGATGTCGGGGCTTGACCCTACCGACAAATCTCACCGCTTAGCCAACTACATGAATGTATTCCGCAAAGAGCTTTTGGAACTCACACATGCTTGCGGATATGAACACCCCTGCCAAATGACTATGGAAGACATAGAAGTAGGCATGGGCGATATAAAAACCCGTCAAACCCTCGAAGATGCTTTTGGATACAAAAAACAAAGGGTGGCATTCCAAGGCATGGAATCGCTCAAAAACTGTAATTACTTGGGAGGGCTGGCACAATCTTATGCCCCAGAAGCCATAAAACAAACCGTGCTTCAAAAGTGAGCCAACAAATGAACTCTAAGAAACTGATTACATTTCGATGATGGATTGCTTGCATTGTACAAAATGCCATGAAGCAAAGGATTTGCAACAAAGGAAGTTTTAGAGGTGATAAAAAAGGGGGGCGCAGCAACGTCATACGTATATAATTTTTGCGCCCCCTTGTAATGCATACTTTCTACCTGTTCCCGCGGTTTGCGTTTTCTTTTTCTCTACGTGTTTTGATTTTTTAGCCCGTGGTTCAAATTTCAGAAGCAATGCAAAAAATTCCTTCTCATTCATTCCCATTGCTACTCGCAACAATCGCTCGTGTTGTGTAGCTTTTGAACATTCACGGTATTTACTTTCATCTATTAAAAAAATCCGAGTATTCCCCCTTAATTTTAGACTTTTCGATTTTTTTATTAACATTAATTTGGTTGATTTCTCAACAAGTCTAATACGGTTAAGGAAAGCGTCTATTTCATTCAATGCACCTCTTATTCCTTGCTACAACTCCTTGACTGGGGGCAGTCGTTGCCCTTGCATAGACGTCCTTTATGGGATAGCCAAAATTTTGAGGTTGAGCATCCTGTAATCGAGTTCACCTGATCTAAAAAAAAAGAGCACAATAAAAACTCAAAACAGAAATATATGAGTACTCAAAAAGAACATCCCCAACCGAGCACTGCCGAAGGTCAAAAAGTTATTGACTTAATTAAAGCAAATGAAGACGTGGACAACTTGCGCATTGCGTTGTTCCTTGACACCGACCCTAAACTGGCTCACGAAGTCGAATTCCGTGACCCACCAGTCCTCCTGTTCTACGATAACGAAGCTGATTACTACGACCGTAGTACAACCCTCGCAGCCTACGAAAAAGTAAGAGAACACGCTACACCAGGTACTAAACTCTATTACTTCCTCGCCGGCGCAATCGAAACTAAACGGTTTAAATATATACCACCTGAAACACTCCTCTCTATAATCATCGACGTAATCCACTTCCCAGATGAAGCTGAAGAACTATTCCAAAAACACTCAGACCTCATCGAAATAGGTCAAATGGTAACCGGTCGCTAATCCCCAACCAAAAAACCATAATCTCAACCTAAAAACCCTATAAGCCATGAAAAAGCTAACCTTAATCCTAACCCTCCTAACCTTGCCTCTCTATACAACCAAAGCGCAAGATTTCTTCTTCCCAGTCCAACTCCCTGAATCTATCAAAACCATTGACACATCCCACGTGCTTCATTTTGGATTATATGAATCATTTAAAACCCACACAGATATAACCTTCCCACCAATAATAATCGAAAGAGAAGGTTATGAACCATTATACCTCTCTATGGTCATATGTACTATGACTCATGAACCTTACTTTACAATCATAACCCCATTTGACCCAAGAATACCATTAGATAACATTAAAGCATGGTTCATTACAAAAAACGGATTACAATTAGCTACATTCAAAAATGAATTCTTGAGATCTAAAACGTTATCTAAACACCATATAGCTTGGGCATTTTCTCTCGCAGATAAACTGATGCCAAAAGGTAAACTCCTATTCTACTTCTGCCTCTTCGACCATGATACATCACTCGCTTTACTAAAAAAAATAGCACACCCTGATGTTGAAATGACTGTAATGTTTAAACCAAATGCAGGCTCAGAATTTAATGTCATCTTTTACGAAAAAACACTCCAAGAAAAAGATGCTCAAATCCTAAAACAATCTATCCAAATCTATGAAGACTATATCGAAGTCAATGGCATAGATAATCAATTCGTACGTAATTAAATTTGCAAGCAAGACCTGACAGATTTTGCTTGTCTTTGCTACTCGCAACAATCGCTCGTGTTGTGTAGCTTTTGAACATTCACGGTATTTACTTTCATCTATCACAGAAATTTGGGCATCTGCCCCTTAATTTCAGACCTTCCGAGCTTTTTACTAAGCTCGATTGGTTCATTTTTCAACAAGTCCAATTTGTAATTCAAAAGAAAATGCTTATACTATACCAACTAAAAACCCAAAAAGTTATCACTATGCATTACAGAGTATTTTTACTGAACATTTCCAAAGCCTTGGTATTGATTTCCGCCGCTGTATTTCTTTTTAGCTGCACTTCAAAGGAGCGGACAGACCAAAAGAAATCAAGTGGTTTATTCCCCATTTACCAAAATGGCAAAGCGGGTTATATCGATAAGAGCGGAAAAATAGTCATCCATCCGCAGTTTGATCGGGTTGTTGCTGATTTTTCAGAAGGTCTTGCAAGAGTGCTCATCAGTGGTAAAGTGGGCTACATCGATAAGAGCGGAAAAATAGTCATCAATCCGCAGTTTGATGAGGATGAGGCGTGGGATTTTTCAGAAGGTCTTGCAAGAGTGCGCATCGGTAGCGAATGGGGCTACATCGATAAGAGCGGAAAAATAGTCATCCATCCGCAGTTTGATGATGCTTCTGATTTTTCAGAAGGTCTTGCAAAAGTGAGAATTGGTGATTCTGAGAGTGGTAAATACGGCTACATCGATAAGAGCGGAAAAATAGTCATCAATCCGCAGTTTGATGATGCTTCTGATTTTTCAGAAGGTCTTGCAAAAGTGGGCATCGGTGGTAAATACGGCTACATCGATAAGAGCGGAAAAATAGTCATCAATCCGCAGTTTGATGAGGCTTATTCCTTTTCAAAAGGTCTTGCAAGAGTGCGCATCGGTAGCGAATGGGGCTACATCGATAAGAGCGGAAAAATAGTCATCAATCCGCAGTTTGATCGGGCTTCTGATTTTTCAGAAGGTCTTGCATTAGTGAGAATTGGTGATTATAAGAGTGGTAAATACGGCTACATCGATAAGAGCGGAAAAATAGTCATCCATCCGCAGTTTGATTTGGCTTCTGATTTTTCAGAAGGTCTTGCATTAGTGTTCATCGGTAGCGAATACGGCTACATCGATAAGAGCGGAAAGTATATTTGGAAAGAGCAACTTTGGTAAGTTTCCTTTTCGCCCTAAGTAAAGCAATGCTTATTTCGAGCATTGCTTTGCTTTTTGAGTAATACATCTTTTTTCGGATTTGGTGTAATCAACAGGTTTTATATTTGAGCAAAAATCATAAAACCTATACTTGGTTATCAAATCCAAATAAGATACTAAGCGAAGAGTACTTCGCTTAGTATTTCTGCCTCTTTGACCACAATATGACTTTTTCTAACTTAAAACGAGCTGCTAACATGGGCAAGCAGTTCGGAATAATGCTTCTGCTATGGAATGAAGAAGTCGGTCTGCCCAACATATCTCTTAAAGAGACCATGACTCAACAGGATGCTAACACATTCCAACGCAACATCCAACTCTATGAAGATTACCTCCGTGTTAAAAAATAGATATCCCTTTTGCTAAACATTAAAAAACCAAGCCCCCCTGAAACCCTCTAAGCTACAATTCATAAGTCCTTTATTGATACAAACAAAAAATAAAACTGCTATTAGGTACTCGATAAGCACACTTCATCAGTTCTAAAGTTCAAGATAATATAAAAAAAGTACAATAAAAGGGGCTTAATCAAGGTGTTGGTATAAAAAAAATAACATTTTCATTTGCAAGGAATTAAAAGTGTTTTTATATTTGCATTGTGTTCAAGTTTCACTTTAAAAAGTATAATTATGGATATGCAAGAAGTTGTAAAAAAATTCATCTACACCAGCGTTGGGTTGGTTTCTATCACCGCCGAAACCCTGAAGCAAACCGTTGACAAGCTGGTAGAAGAAAGCAAGCTCTCCTCCGACGAAGGGAAAAAGATTGTGGACGAGTTCTTGAAAAACACCGAAACCAAGCGCGAAGAGTTTGAAACTCAGTTGCAAAGCTTGGTAGAGAAGGTAAGTAAAAAGCTCAAGTTCGTTACCGAAGACGACCTGAACGAAGTGCTCAAGCGCGTAGAGAAGCTGGAAGCTGCTTTGGCTGCCAACAAAACCGAAGCAGAGAAAACCTCTTCGAAATCCCAAAAGTCGGCAGAAGCTAAAGCCTAAGATGCAGGCAAAAGGAATGCTTTGAGTTTTCAAAAAAAGCAAGACCGGTTGGATGGTTTCAATCGGTCTTCTTTGCTTTTAAAAAATGCTTATTTTTAAACACCACACTCGAAAGCACATCATGGCAAGCGTTTTTCAGACCATCCGAAACGTCAACAGGATACGGCAAGTTATCAATATCTTGCTTAAATATGGCTTCGAAGAGTTTGTTACAACCACGCCACTACGCAAGTTGATTCCCGCACGCCAACAGTCGGATTGGTTTCGTGGCGAACGCCCCGTTTTTTCTTATACCACCTGGGAGCGCATACGGATGGTCATCGAGGAGTTGGGTCCTACTTTCGTGAAGTTGGCACAGGTAGCAAGCAACCGCCCCGACCTGCTGCCCGAGCCTTTGATTAAAGAACTGGAGAAGCTGCAAAGCAACGTACCGCCTTTTGCTTATGAAGAAGCTCTGCGCATCGTAGCAGAAGAGCTGGGGCGCCCAGTAGCCGATATTTTCGCTTTCTTCGACAAAGTGCCCTTAGGCTCTGCTTCTATTGGGCAGGTGCATCGGGCGCGTCTGCATACGGGCGAAGACGTGGTGGTAAAGGTGCAACGCCCCGATATAGAGAATAAAATATACACTGACCTGCAGCTTATCAAAGAACTGGTAAAACTCACTGAAAACTATTTCAAAAATATTGGCATACTGAACCCCAACGAAATAGTTGAAACTTTTGAAAAGAGCCTACTGCGCGAATTGGATTATCAGTATGAACTGCGGCATATAGAACAATTCCGCAAACTGTATGAGCATGTTCCTCACCTTTACATTCCCCGCCCTTATCGCGAGCTGTCGAGCAAACGCGTGCTCACGATGGAATTTGTGAGTGGCTGCAAAATCACCGACGTCAAGCAGCTCAAAGCTTGGGGGCTGTCGCCCGAAATACTGGCTCAGCGAGGGCTGCAGCTTTATCTTATGCAAATTTTTGAATATGGTTTTTTTCATGCCGACCCTCACCCCGGCAACGTATTGGTGCGCCCCAATGGCGACATCGCCCTGCTCGACTACGGCATGGTAGGTAAGCTAAGCCGGGCACAACGCTTTGCTTTTGCCGGCGTGTTTATAGGCATGGCACAACGCGATGCCCGCCGCATGGCGCTTAACTTACAACAATTGGCAGTAGAGCACGAAATCGAAGATATCAAAGAACTGGAAAACGACCTTGAAGAGCTCATCGAAGACCTTATCATTTTAGACACAGGCGAGGCAGGCATAAGCGTCTTTACCGAACGCCTTCAACGCATCTCTTACAAACATGGACTGCAAATACCCGGCAACATTTTTCTGATACTTCGCGCATTGGCTATTCTCGAAGGCATTGGATTGCAGATTTACCCCACCTTTGACACCCTTGAAGCAGTAAAACCCTATAGTACCAAGCTGCTGGCTGAGCAGTTCTCTTGGCAAAATGTGAAAGCCGAGTTTGCCAACACCTTCCTTCAAGTCGGCTACCTTATTGCCCAAATGCCCGATGATGTACGGACTATCTTGGGTAAGCTGCGACAAGGGAAATTACACTTCAATCTGCAGCTAACCGGCTACGAAGAATTGCTCAGCGAGATAGAGTCACTCATTCGCCGCCTGTCGCTTACCATACTCATTGCTGCCTTGCTTATCTTTTCTGGGCTCAGCTTGCGCGTCGATTACGGGCAGCACATACCTCAACTGTGGGGCATCTCTTACGTTACTCTCATCAGTTGGATTATTGCCGGCATTTTATCTACCATCTTGCTGCTCTTGACGCTCAAGCGCAAAGAGTGAGTTTGTGATAATTTTATTAAATTGAGCTGTCGCCCGGCAAAAGTCATGTTTATCATACACAACAAAAAACGCTACACACGCTACTTGATACTCAGCGACTTGGTTTCGCTGAGTCGCTATGTGAGTGCTATAGCTTTGTTGTCTCATTACTTTTTTTTGCCGGTCCTTCACCCAGAGGTACTTGGTAGCGTGTTGGTAGCATCTACTGTTTTTCGCTTGATTGAACTCTACATCAAGCCTTCTTTTTTTCAGTTGCACACCGAAGCAGGAAAAATCATCATTACCACCCTACCTTTCCGCCACAATACGCTGTGGTCGTGGGCACTGAGGCGCCAGCGTTTGCTCAGTAGAAATGTCATTCCCATCGAGGAGTTCAATGGCTTCGAAATTTCTTTTCGGAAGGGCAATCTGCAGCGTCTGTTGGTGATATACAGAAAGCAGGGTTTTCAGTTGCTCAAAAGCATGCCCTATAACATTTCGTGGCTTTCTATACGCGACCACACCCGCTTAGTGATGTTTTTGGACGAGCTTACTTTTCAACAAAAAGTAAGACAAACCCCCAATATACGCCATGAGTAGCCGCTACTTCTATTCCAAGATAAGTGCTTATTTAGATGACAGCTGCCATGAAATTGTAAACAAATGGACAGCTGCCTCACAGCTTGAAGCGGCTGCCATCCACGACGTACGCGTAGGAATCAAGCGTTTTCGTGCCATGCTTCGCTTGCTGCACTTCATTCGCCCCGACAAAATAAATAAACATACCGCGCAAGAGCTGTTTCGCACAGTATATCCCATTTTAGGCACCATCAGAGACACACAAGTACAGGCAGGGCTAATCACCTCCTTTTCCTACTTGAAAAGCCATTTTGAGTTTTATCATCGTTATTTGGAAGAGAAAAGAGAAGCAGCCCGCTGCCACTTGCAAAGCGCCCTGCAGCAGTTTGACCTGCAACAACTGACCGCCATCAAAAAGCGGATAAAATTGCTACTATACCATAGCGACGACCACCAGACTGCCTATCTGCTTCACGCGCACCTCAAGGAGCTAAAACAGAAAATGTACAAGCAATTGAAAAAGAAGAATGAAGAAAGCATGCACAAGGTGCGCAAACAGCTGAAAGAAAGCATGTATATCATAGAAACCACCTGCAGCCCTCTGCCCGGCTTCTATCCTTACATGAAAAGGCTTGGGCATCAGCTTGGGCACTGGCATGACCTCACCGTCATGAATCAGATGCTTGATGAGATAGAAAACAAAGAGAAAAGCATTGTGTTAAGCCCAGAGTATCTCTTACTGAGAAAAGTCGCCCGCTTGCAGGAAGAAGACGAACGCAAAAAGCTGCAGAAAAAAATAACCAAGTTTCTTGACAAAGAGTATAAAATCAAGGACTTCGCATCATTCCTTCCGATAAAGCAAGAAGAAAAATAAATTTTAGCTACACTATTGATTGTTTGCGTTTTATTTTGTATATTCATCTCAGCTAAACCTTTAGACGCTAAAAATATGGCTGCCCTGTATTTCCTTGCGTGTGTGTGTTGTTTCTCCGTGATAGCATGGATTATGGTGCGTTCTATTGGCAAGCCGGACTTTCCCTCCGACGGAGACGATGACGGTGGGCTACCCGGTAACGGCGGATTGCCTATTATTGATTTGCCACCGGGCGGCAAATCCGAAGATTTACTCATGGACCGCTGGTATACAACTCCTACCAAGCAACGCAGTCGCACACCTGTGTAATCATTTAAGCTCGAAGCCTTTCCCAAAGCCAAAGAATAGCCATCGCACCAAAAGCGATACATGCCCATGCCCAGTAGGGCATTTTTTTGTTCTGCTGCCCGGTAACTGCTCTTTCTTTTTTAGAAGCCTTAGCCACACGCCGTTCATACCATGGCTGCATGTAGTCGTAACGCCCGGCAGCCATCCAAGACAAAGGCATACGACTTATCCACATTCCTCTTTGTGCCGGCTTGTTTGCAGTTCCTGCAATAGCCACCCATTGATAAAACCCTTCGCGTGGTGGATACCAAGCCCCTGCCCATAGCGTGGTATCGGGCAGTTGTTGAGTTAAATACAAAGGGTAGCGCCGGGTATTTTCTTCCAACACATAAGCCTCCTTTATCAACTCTTTGCTGCGAATACGAAAATCGAGCCGATGACGGGCGAAGGCTACTGGCGGTAGTTCCCAAAAGACTTCCGGTGCATAAGGACGAGCCAACACACTGGCTACAAACAACCAATAGCGCTGGTAAGCTTCTATGTCTCCACTCAAAAGCCAGCTATAGGTATTGTCAAGGGTGGTCATTGCCAGTTTGCCCCGCCCATAGTTTTCACATACAGTAAGAGCTTGCCCTTGCCCATCGGTAGCCAGCGTCAATACTCCTTCCTGCGCTACACGTATGCGCCATTGGCTGAGAGGCAACTCTGCCAGTACTCTTTTTTGCAAGTGCACCGTGCCACGCGACTCATTTACACGCACGGGCAGCATACGGTAAGAGGGGTAACGTACCTTGCCTTGATTGAAAACCCATAAAACCCCCAACCCTTTGTTTTTCACTTCTGCAAGAACAAGCTCCTGTTCCCGGTTGCTCAACGCCTGCCAGCCCAGCTCATCGATGATGAGCCAATCGAAGCGGGAGAGCACTGCGGCTGTGATTGGTCGCAAAGAGGCAGTATCTGAGGCATGCCATTCCTCGGCAACGATGTCATTACTTAAATGCGAGCGAAGGGCATATTCCCCGCCTTGTTTTTTTATCCACGACTTCAAAAACTTGCTTTCCGGCTGTGGTGCGCCTTCAATCATGAGGGTGCGGGCGCTGCCTCTTACCAACTGGGGCTGGTTGCACCATACGGTATCCTCTTCATAAGCTACTCCTATGGGCATCCAAGCCAATGGCGCAAAAGGCACAAGAAGATGCTCCCGGTAAGTGAGCGCAGAAGAGTCCGCTTTCACGAGGCGAGGGCTTCCGTCGGGCAGCAGGATGCTTACTTGTGGTTTGCCTGTCCAAGTAACGACGACATGCAGGCTATCCAAAGTATATTTAGGCATGATTTCCACAGCCTGCAAGCCTTCGCAGCGTGCCTGTATCCAATGCGCTTTTACCGACAGGCTGTCGAGTACCTCTAAAAACGGGGCAGGCAAGCCAGCGCCCAATACATAAACCTCTTGGTAGTGTTGTGCCAGCTGCTGCAGCTGAGCGGGCGTCTTGAGCAGTTTTTCGGTTTGCAGGCTTTCGAGTGCTCGCAAAGGCTCATAAAGATAGTAGTAGTCTCCTTCGGGCAGGTCTTCTTCCGACAGAAGTTCACTACACAAAGTAAACAAAACCAGCCGCTTGCTGCCGGCTTCATGTGCCTGCATGGGCAAATGTAGCAGATAAAAGAGGGCGAGAAGAGAAGTCCCACCCAGTACTGTTAAGGTCAGCCACTTATTTCTTTTCAAAACCGCCACGAAATTCCGCTTGATATTAAAACACTTTGATTGGAAGTTGTAGTGTTTGATTTCAAGTAAATATCATCTTTTGAATAAAATGGGCGACACTCAACGCGACACTTCACTTGCTCCACGGGGCTGTAGGTTATACCCACCGCCCACGAAGTGTTCACAAAACCGTTGGGCGTGCCTGTAGTATAAAAAATTTCTTTTTCATCTTGAAAATGCTCGAAGCGCGCACTCACGCTCCACTGGTTGGTAAGATAGTAATTTCCCATGATACACACTGCCCATGCCATACTGTTTTGTTGTTCTTCTTCTGCG is a genomic window containing:
- a CDS encoding FMN-binding glutamate synthase family protein; this encodes MWKKIQTFIESIIQWEEISLHYLWILVPLALIYIAIKDIFFNKKHTIKHNFPIIGRFRYLLESIGPELRQYIVAHNREERPFNRVERSWIYASAKKQNNYQGFGTDSDVYAQGHVFINPSLFPYVPPEGHPNTTDPYFLPSAKVMGLANGRKRPWRPYSIINISAMSYGSLSKNAVIALNRGAKMCGCWHNTGEGGLADYHCHGADVVFQFGTGYFGVRDAHGRFSMSKLVDLVQAHPFIRAIEIKLSQGAKPGKGGILPAKKVNPEIARIRGLEPYTAALSPAAHTAFRNVPELLDFVEAIAENTGLPVGIKAAVGKLEYWEELADCMMQRGTGPDFITIDGGEGGTGAAPPHFADHVSLPFIFAFTSVYQIFLERGLTERIVFVGSGKLGLPARAMMAFAMGVDIINVAREAMMAIGCIQAQKCHTNHCPVGIATQNKWLMSGLDPTDKSHRLANYMNVFRKELLELTHACGYEHPCQMTMEDIEVGMGDIKTRQTLEDAFGYKKQRVAFQGMESLKNCNYLGGLAQSYAPEAIKQTVLQK
- a CDS encoding WG repeat-containing protein, with translation MHYRVFLLNISKALVLISAAVFLFSCTSKERTDQKKSSGLFPIYQNGKAGYIDKSGKIVIHPQFDRVVADFSEGLARVLISGKVGYIDKSGKIVINPQFDEDEAWDFSEGLARVRIGSEWGYIDKSGKIVIHPQFDDASDFSEGLAKVRIGDSESGKYGYIDKSGKIVINPQFDDASDFSEGLAKVGIGGKYGYIDKSGKIVINPQFDEAYSFSKGLARVRIGSEWGYIDKSGKIVINPQFDRASDFSEGLALVRIGDYKSGKYGYIDKSGKIVIHPQFDLASDFSEGLALVFIGSEYGYIDKSGKYIWKEQLW
- a CDS encoding phasin family protein, producing MDMQEVVKKFIYTSVGLVSITAETLKQTVDKLVEESKLSSDEGKKIVDEFLKNTETKREEFETQLQSLVEKVSKKLKFVTEDDLNEVLKRVEKLEAALAANKTEAEKTSSKSQKSAEAKA
- a CDS encoding ABC1 kinase family protein, producing the protein MASVFQTIRNVNRIRQVINILLKYGFEEFVTTTPLRKLIPARQQSDWFRGERPVFSYTTWERIRMVIEELGPTFVKLAQVASNRPDLLPEPLIKELEKLQSNVPPFAYEEALRIVAEELGRPVADIFAFFDKVPLGSASIGQVHRARLHTGEDVVVKVQRPDIENKIYTDLQLIKELVKLTENYFKNIGILNPNEIVETFEKSLLRELDYQYELRHIEQFRKLYEHVPHLYIPRPYRELSSKRVLTMEFVSGCKITDVKQLKAWGLSPEILAQRGLQLYLMQIFEYGFFHADPHPGNVLVRPNGDIALLDYGMVGKLSRAQRFAFAGVFIGMAQRDARRMALNLQQLAVEHEIEDIKELENDLEELIEDLIILDTGEAGISVFTERLQRISYKHGLQIPGNIFLILRALAILEGIGLQIYPTFDTLEAVKPYSTKLLAEQFSWQNVKAEFANTFLQVGYLIAQMPDDVRTILGKLRQGKLHFNLQLTGYEELLSEIESLIRRLSLTILIAALLIFSGLSLRVDYGQHIPQLWGISYVTLISWIIAGILSTILLLLTLKRKE
- a CDS encoding CHAD domain-containing protein, translated to MSSRYFYSKISAYLDDSCHEIVNKWTAASQLEAAAIHDVRVGIKRFRAMLRLLHFIRPDKINKHTAQELFRTVYPILGTIRDTQVQAGLITSFSYLKSHFEFYHRYLEEKREAARCHLQSALQQFDLQQLTAIKKRIKLLLYHSDDHQTAYLLHAHLKELKQKMYKQLKKKNEESMHKVRKQLKESMYIIETTCSPLPGFYPYMKRLGHQLGHWHDLTVMNQMLDEIENKEKSIVLSPEYLLLRKVARLQEEDERKKLQKKITKFLDKEYKIKDFASFLPIKQEEK